One genomic region from Equus caballus isolate H_3958 breed thoroughbred chromosome 4, TB-T2T, whole genome shotgun sequence encodes:
- the CLDN12 gene encoding claudin-12 isoform X1: MGCRDVHAATVLSFLCGIASVAGLFAGTLLPNWRKLRLITFNRNEKNLTVYTGLWVKCARYDGSSDCLMYDATWYSSVDQLDLRVLQFALPLSILIAMGALLLCLIGMCNTAFRSSVPNIKLAKCLVNSAGCHLVAGLLFFLAGTVSLSPSIWVIFYNIHLNKKFEPVFTFDYAVYVTIASAGGLFMTSLLLFIWYCACKSLPSPFWQPLYSHPPSMHTYSQPYSARSRLSAIEIDIPVVSHTT; encoded by the coding sequence ATGGGCTGTCGGGATGTCCATGCAGCCACAGTCCTCTCCTTCCTGTGTGGAATTGCCTCGGTAGCAGGCCTCTTTGCAGGGACTCTGCTTCCCAACTGGAGAAAATTACGACTGATCACGTTCAACAGAAACGAGAAGAACCTGACAGTTTACACAGGCCTGTGGGTGAAATGTGCCCGGTATGATGGGAGCAGTGACTGCCTGATGTACGATGCTACTTGGTACTCATCAGTTGACCAGCTGGACCTGCGAGTCCTCCAGTTTGCCCTGCCCCTCAGCATTCTGATTGCCATGGGTGCCCTGTTGCTCTGCCTGATTGGAATGTGTAACACCGCCTTCAGGTCCTCAGTGCCCAACATCAAACTGGCCAAGTGTCTGGTCAATAGTGCAGGCTGCCATCTGGTGGCCGGACTGCTGTTTTTCCTGGCTGGTACTGTGAGCCTCTCCCCATCCATCTGGGTCATCTTCTATAACATCCATCTGAACAAGAAGTTTGAGCCAGTCTTTACATTTGACTATGCAGTTTATGTCACTATTGCTAGTGCTGGGGGCCTTTTTATGACTTCCCTTTTGCTGTTTATTTGGTATTGTGCATGCAAGTCTTTGCCTTCTCCTTTCTGGCAACCACTGTACTCCCATCCTCCCAGTATGCATACTTACTCACAGCCCTATTCAGCACGCTCCCGCCTTTCTGCCATTGAAATTGACATTCCAGTAGTTTCACATACCACCTGA